The genome window GATATTGCACAGCCGTCACGCCAGACGCCGGACCCGACAGAAGCGTATGGACGGGGAAGTTGCGCGCCTCACTGGCGGCCATCGCACCACCGTTCGAGCGTGTGACGAAAAGTTGCGACCCTGGCAACCGTTCAGCCACATAAGTTTCGACCGCACCGATATACTCGTTCATCCGGCGCTTCACGAAAGCGTTGAGCACACTGACGATCGCTCTTTCGTATTCTCCGATCCGCGGCCAGATCTCGCTGGACAGGCTGACCTCGGCATCTTCGCCGACCGCTTTACGGATAGCCCGCGCGACCGCTTGTTCATGCTGCGGGTTGGCGTAGCTGTGAAGCAGCGCGACCGCATAGCCGGCAGCACCTGCGTCGGCTGCACGACGGGCAAGTGCCTCGACTGCGGCCTCGTCGATCGAGGTTCGAACCAAGCCGCCGCGCAGCAGGCGTTCCTCAACCTCGAAAACCATCTCGCGATCGATCAGCGGCCTGGTTCGGATCTCGAACAGGTTCAGAGGGTTGCGGACGCCGATCCGCTGCAGTTCGAGCAGATCCCTGTATCCCTTCGTTACGAAGAACGCGATCTTCGGGCCTTTTCGCTCGATTACGGCATTCGTGCTGACCGTGGTGCCGTGCATGACGAAGGCTGCCTCGCCCGGCTCGGGCGCGAGCCGTTCCAGTAGTTTTTCGAATCCCTCGCGGAAACCGTTTTCGAAAGCGGGAGGAGTCGAAGGTACCTTCAGAGTGACGATCCTGTCCTCTCCTTCACGCCACCCGCAAAAATCTGTGAACGTCCCACCGATATCAACGCCGATTCTAAGCATCTGCCGCTCACCCTCGCTTCTTCAGTTGGTCGGCCTGCGGGGTATTTCGATCTATTCTGATCTGCATGAAACCTGTCTCCGTCCTGGAATGATCATCGCGATATTTCAGCGATGAATACGCTGCTCACTCCGCTTGGAGAATTTGCATATCCCACCGATTGATTGGCAACGGCAATCAATCGGAACGGATGAGACTCGCCTGCTTTATAGAAACTGAGGGCGACGAAGGTGACTGAGATCTCGTCCTGTCGCTCGCGACGGCCCTAGGACCATGCCGCCTTCATAACATTTGAACATCGCCGTATGCCTATTACTGCCCTTGTAGCATGGACGGCAACGCCTTATCCCTAAGCTGGAAGGCAAGAATTCCAAGATAGCCAGATCTGCAATCGACCCGCTTCACATGGTGATCATCTGTTCAAGACTGATGAAACCGAAGCAAAGAAGGTCCTCAAAACTTGGCCGTCAAACGGCGACAGCTGGACACACTGTATAGCCGACCGCACGAGGATTGAAGGATGCGTCTGGCTCACTGGGGGCTAATGGCCACGGATCGAACGTTTCGCCCGGGCACGGAAGCCTTCGTATTGTGAGAAGGTTAAATGGATCACGAGTTCGAGACGGCCATTGTTGGCGGCGGCGTAGTGGGCGCCGCAATTGGATACGGGTTAGCCAAGTTGGGGCGCCGGGTGATCATCATCGATGGCGCGGACGATGCGCTGCGTGCGTCCCGAACAAATTTCGGCCTGATCTGGGTTCAAGGCAAGGGCGACGAATATCCTGAATATCATCGCATCACGCGGCAAAGCGCTGAGCTGTGGCCAGGTTTTGCCTCCGAGTTGAAAGAGCTGACCGGTGTCGACGTAGAGTACCGCCGCAACGGTGGTTTGCTCTTTTGTGTGTCGGAAGCTCAGGCGGAAGAAGAAAAAGCCATCGGCGAGAAGATGGCTGCCATTCATCCTGACTATCGTTTCGAGATGCTGGAGCGCTCGCGCCTTGAGCGCATGCTTCCCGACATCCGTCTCGGGCCGAAGGTGTGTTCAGCGTCGTTCAGTCATATGGACGGTGACGTCAATCCTCTCCTGGTCCTTCGCGCTTTGCTGGAGGGATTTGTGCGCCTCGGTGGAACCTTGGTGACGGGCGAACACGTCGACAGCATCGCGCCCACGCTTGGTGGCTTCCGACTGGCAACGGATGGCCTCACGATAGAAGCGGAGCGGGTGATTATTGCAGCGGGAAATGACTCCATGGCTTTTGCCAAGAGCCTGGACCTTCCACTTCTGCTCGTTCCGGAAAAGGGGCAGCTTCTCATCACGGAACGGGTCGCCCCGGTATTTCCTTACGCCGCCAGCGGTATTCGTCAGACTATGACGGGCACGTTTCAGCTCGGCGTTACGAATGAACGTGTGGGCCGGTCTACCGATGTGACAGCTGGCGGCGCACGTCATATCGCCAATCGCGCGATCAGTGTGATGCCTGACGTCGGCGCGTTGCGTGTCATAAGGCAATGGGCGGGACTCCGCGTGCTGACCCCGGATGGGGTGCCGGTCTACGATCGGTCGCGGCGATACCCCGGCATCCATGTCGTCGCATGCCATTCCGGCGTCACCCTTGCCGCTCTGCATGCGGGTCCTTTTGCCGAATGGTTGGCAGCCGATGGAAGGGAGCCATCCTACGACGCTTTCCGCGGCAGCAGATTCAAGATGGGGATCGCGGCGTGACGAGTGAAGTTCTCTTTCCCTCCGGCCCAAGCGTGGAAATCACCATCGACGGTCGAACTGTGACCGCTCGTGATGGGGAGCCTCTGGCCGCCGTCTTTCTGCGTCTGGACGACATCCATACGCGGACCTCCTTTCCTTCCGCCCAGCCCAGGGCGCCCTACTGCATGATGGGCGTCTGTTTCGAATGTATCGTGTACATCGAAGACATCGGCACGATCCGAAGCTGTCAGCAAGCGGTTCAAGCCGGCATGAGGGTCGAACGCCATGACCATCCGAAGAGGCTGAAATGAACCATCATTCGAGCGCCGACCTGTTGATCGTCGGAGCCGGCCCCGCTGGCATTGCCGCCGCGAGGCGCGCTGTGCGCGGCGGTCTGTCCGTCATCCTGCTGGATTCGCAATCACAGCCTGGAGGTCAGATCTGGCGCAATGCCGGCCGCAACGCGACGAGCCCGGTCATAAACGTTCTGGGGGCGGAATATCGACGCGGTATCCGGCAAATCGAAGCATTCCTGGCCTGCGGCGCCGACTACATTCCGGAGGCTCAGGTAAGCAGGCTCAGCCAGGGTTGGACGGTGGAATATGTAAAGGGTGGAGAAATTCGTTCTGTCATGGGACGGCATCTCTTGCTCGCTATGGGCGCACAGGAACGCCCGGTTCCGTTCACCGGCTGGACGCTACCCGGCATCATGACGGTCGGCGCCGCACAGATTCTCCTTAAGACGGCGGGCCAACTGCCACGGGGGCCAGTTGCCGTGGTCGGGAGCGGACCTCTTCCCCTACTATACATGCAGCAGATGCGGCTCGCCGGGACAAAGCCCGTCGCTTATCTCGATACGACCCCTCGGGGTCTCATCAGCCGTTCGCTGCGCGGTTTTCGCGGGGCGCTAAAGGAGCCCGGCCAAATCCTGAAAGGGATTGCCTGGTTACCGCAGTTCAGTGGCGTTCGGCACGTACGCAACGTGGTCAAAATCAGCGCCGAAGGAAGCGGACGACTGGAAACTGTACGGTTCGAAACTTCAAACGGCAGGTCCGACCGATTGGAGGTCAAATCCCTTCTTGTACACGAGGGGCTGGTGCCAAGCCATCAGTTGGCCGTGTCGGTCGGCGCGCAACTGATGTGGGATGTCGGCCAGTCAGCGTTCCGGCTTGAGCGCGACGAGTGGATGAACGCAGGTCCGGACGGACTGTACATAGCCGGGGACGGTGCTCGGATCGGCGGCGCCGTCAATGCCGAGATCGAAGGAGAGATCGCCGCGACCGGTATCCTTCTTCGTGACGGCGCCCTGACGGCCGCTCAGGCGGATGCCGAGACAAAACCGCTAAGGGCACATCATGCCGGGCAAAAGGCGTTCCGGCGATTTCTGGATGGAGTCTATCCGCCGAATATTGCGCGGACCCAGCCGGACGACGCAACGATCGTCTGCCGGTGCGAAGAGTTGAGCGCGGGCGTGTTGAGGGAAGCTGCTGTCCGTGGCGCTTGCCGAGGCCCTAACCAGCTGAAGAGTTTTACACGCGCGGGCATGGGTCCCTGTCAGGGAAGGCAGTGCGGCTACCCGGTGCACGAACTGGTGAAGTCCGTCGCCGGTCTGACCGCTGGCGAGGTCGGCCTATTCAATCCGCGGCCTCCCTTCGTTCCCTTAACGGTATCGATGCTTGCAGCTCAGCAGGCCGAGGAAGTCGTTTCAGCGTCGACACATGAGTGATCGTTCGGCCATCGCCACAGCGTGGTGACCAAAGGTGCAGTCAAGAAATGAACGCCTCGCGGCGTCGCAAGGAGAATGAGTTGAAGACGTGCCAAATCCTGGGAGCCCCCGTTCAAAGCGGCGCATCCCAACCCGGATGCCTGATGGGGCCTGATGCTTTTCGGACTGCCGGCTTGTCGCGAGCTTTGACGGAACTGGGCTGGGCCGTCACTGATCTCGGAGATGCGACGCCGACGGCGGAGCCCGAAATCAGTCACACCAATTCCGCTGTTAAGAACCTCGACGCTATGGTGGGATGGACGCGCAGTCTCTCCAAAAAAGCGCTGGAGATGGCCCGCAGCTGCGATCTTCCGGTTTTTCTCGGCGGCGATCACTCAATGTCTGCCGGCACCGTTTCCGGGGTGGCCGAACGAGCGGCCGAACTCGACAAGGAGCAATTCGTCCTCTGGCTGGACGCGCACGCAGACCTGCATACCCTACACACGACTGCAAGCGGCAATCTTCATGGCACGCCGGTCGCCTACTATACGGGCCAGCCTGGCTTCGAAGGGCTACCGCCGCTGGCCGCGCCTGTGGATCCCCGCAACGTATCCATGATGGGGATTCGCTCGGTCGACCCGGAAGAAAGGCGCCGGGTTGCCGAGATCGGTATCGAAGTCGCCGACATGCGGGTTCTGGACGAGCAAGGCGTCGTACGCCCGCTCGGCGTCTTTCTTGACCGCGTGAGCAAGGCCAAGGGCAGATTGCACGTCAGCCTCGACGTCGACTTCCTCGATCCCGGGATTGCGCCGGCGGTGGGCACCACGGTTCCGGGCGGGGCGACTTTCCGAGAGGCACACCTCATCATGGAGATGCTCCATGACAGCGGTCTCGTCACCTCGCTCGACCTTGCGGAGCTCAATCCGTTTCTGGACGAGCGAGGACGTACGGCCCGACTGATGACCGATCTTGCCGCGAGCCTGTTCGGCCGGCGCGTGTTCGACAGGGTGACAACAGCATTTTGACCACCGGGTGTGGCCCGGTGCGATCGAGGTTTGCCTCTCGCATCGAGACGACCCTTCGAAACCAGGAGGAAGAAGATGAAGGTTGGAATCGCCGGAGCAGGATCGATCGGCATTGGGTATGCGGCGTTCCTCTTGCAGAATGGACATGAGCCATTGATCTGGTCGCGTTCACGCGAAAGAACTGCTGCTTTCTCTGCCGGCGCACCGGTGAAGATCACGGGTGCGATCAGCACGGAGTTCCACCCGCATATCTGCACGAACGCCCAGGAATTGGCCGAAGCCGATGTGATCGTGCTGGCGCTGCCCGCCTATGGTCACCGCTTTGTTCTCGACGCTCTTCTGCCGCACCTCAGCGCACGTCATTCGGTGATCATCAGCGCCCATCTTTCCTTTGCGGCGCTCTACCTCGCCAAAGGGTTGGCCGAGCGTGGAATCGAGATCCCAATCACGGCATGGAGCACAACTGTGCTGACATGCAAGCCGCGGGAGGCGGATACGTTCAACATCGGCGCCATCCGGGCAAAGGTCGATATGGCGACCGTGCCGGCACGTTTCGCAGGACGGGCGCACGACACCTGTGTCGCTCTGTTCGGTGATCGCTTCGACGTGAAGGACGATATCCTCACGATCGCATTGAGCAATCTCAATCCCCAGGACCATATGGGCATCGCGCTGTGCAATCTGTCACGTATCGAGCGAGCTGAGGAATGGGGTCAGAACACCAACGTCACGCCTGCCGTCGGCCGCTTCCTTGAGGCGCTCGATCTGGAGAGGTTGGCAATCGCTTCCGCCTTCGGCAAGACGGTCCGATCCACCTTCGATCACTTCCGATTGTCGTTCGACATATCCGGCCAATCCGTTTCGGAAATATCGTCGATCCTGGTCGAGCGCGGAAGCGACCCGGCAGGCCCAAAGAGCGTTGATACTCGCTACGTGCTCGAAGACGTTCCCTTTGGTCTGATCCCCACCCTGCATTTGGCAAAAGCAGCCGGCGTATCGGCGCCTTTGCATGAAAGCGGCGTGCGAATTTTAAGCGCCTGCTACGGACGCGACTTTTCCGAAGAAAACGACCTGCTTCCAGACCTCGGCCCGCTGGATCTGCCCACGCTCAAGAAACGGGTAGTTACCGGGTACGCGATCACGGCCGAACCCGTGTGATCGGGGCTCGTCCGGCAGTCTATCAAACCAATAAAGGGGGCCAAAAGATGCCAGCAATTGCCAACCTCAACATCGTTCCGTTCATCAGTGTTGAAAACATGATGGATTTGGCGGTCAGCACCGGGATCGAGAACTTCCTTGTTCAACTGGCCGGCTATATTGAAGAAGATTTCCGGCGCTGGGAAAGCTTTGACAAGATTCCACGCATCGCATCGCATTCGCGGGACGGCGTGATTGAACTCATGCCGACGAGCGACGGCACGCTCTACGGCTTTAAATATGTCAACGGCCATCCGAAAAACACGAAGTCGGGACGCCAGACGGTGACCGCGTTCGGCGTGCTCTCCGATGTCGATAGCGGCTATCCGCTGCTGCTGTCGGAAATGACAATCCTGACGGCCTTGCGAACGGCCGCGACCTCCGCGATCGCGGCAAAGTATCTGGCCCGTAAAGATGCGCGCACGATGGCGCTGATCGGCAACGGTGCCCAGAGCGAATTCCAGGCGCTCGCCTTCAAGGCGCTGCTCGGTATCGATCGGATACGGCTTTACGATATCGACCGGGAGGCGACTGCTCGCTGCAGCCGCAATCTCCAGCGGTTCGGGTTTCAGATCGAGGCCTGCACATCCGCCGAACAGGCGGTGGAAGGCGCGGACATCATCACGACCGTAACCGCCGACAAGAACAACGCTACGATCCTGAGTGACAATATGATAGGCCCCGGCGTCCACATCAACGGTGTCGGCGGAGACTGCCCGGGCAAGACCGAGATGCACCGCGATATCTTGCTGCGTTCGGATATTTTCGTGGAGTTTCCGCCACAGACCCGGATTGAAGGCGAGATCCAGCAACTCGCGCCAGATCATCCTGTGACGGAACTTTGGCGCGTGATGACTGGCCAGGACGTCGGCCGAAAGAGCGACAAGCAAATCACGCTTTTCGACAGCGTCGGATTTGCGATCGAGGATTTTTCGGCGCTGCGCTACGTCCGCGACCGCGTTGAGGGATCAAGCCACAGCAGCCCACTCGACCTTCTAGCCGACCCAGACGAGCCAAGGGATCTTTTCGGAATGCTGCTCCGGCGGCAAGCCCTGCTGGCCGCGTCCTGAACTGGGAAGACACTCACCATGACACCTTCGCCTGAGAATTCGACACAAGCGCTCTCGCCTCATCGCGATCGTGCATCTGTTCTCGGCGAGGTTCATGCGCGCCCGTTTCGCCCGATCGAAACGCCAGCTCGTCTTGCCCATTTTGCGTTTCAATCCGTAGAGCCTGATAGGGATGCGGAGCGCACGATACTGTCGGCTTTTTGCGAGGAAAAGGGCCACGGGCCTATTCCGGCCCACGCTCGACATCACCGCGTGTCATTCGGGCCTGAAACTCCTTGACCGCCTTGCGAATGGCGAAGCATTGGGAACCCAAGACTAAGTGCTCGCCTAATGCCACTCTGAGACCGCGCCCGCGAGGAGTGATTGAATGCCTAACACTCTCAGATAAATTTATCCTTCAGAACGTGAACGATATCGCTCATTCTGAGGCAGATTAGCGCACTGCAGCATCGAATTGGTGCCCCGCAAAATACAATGTACTTACGTTGCATGCCGTTTTCGTCATATGGGTGTCATCTAGGGTAGATAGATAACGCTCACACATGAACGAGAAACGTCATTACCATGAATGAAACGCATCCAATCCCGACACAGGCCGAAGGCAGACAGGCAAAAATCGTCGAGCTTCTGCGTGAGCAGAGCTTCGTTGATCTCAAAACGCTAACGGAGCGTTTTGAGATCTCTGTGGCAACGGCTCGTCGGGATCTCGTGGAACTTGAGGAGTCGGGCGTTCTTCGCCGGACGCATGGTGGCGCAGTCGGGCTTAACCAGGTAGCGCAAGATGCGACAAACTCCGCCCGTCTGGTCTGGAAGCAGGCTGAAAAGGCTGCAATTGCTGCCGCCGTTGTTGGCATGATTTCTGACGGAGACACGATCCTGCTCGATGCAGGCACAACCGCGCTAGAAGTCGCGAAAATGCTCGCGGGTCGCCAGAGCCTTACCATCATCTCGAACGGCCTCGACATCGTTGCGGAGCTGGCGCGCCAGGGTAATCACAAGATCTATTCCGTAGGTGGTGAATACACCGACTCGAATCACTCCTTCCGCGGTCCGTTGGCAGAGCAGTTCATTCGGCAGTTCAACGTCGACAAGCTTGTCTTGAATGCTGCGTCAATCGACGTCGATCGCGGTCTGGTCTGCACCGTTGAACCGGTCAACGCGAGCATCGCGAAGGTCATGGTCGAAGTCTCTCGGCGGACGATTGTCGTCGCAGATCATTCTAAGTTCACCAAGAGCAGCCTGTCTGTCGTCGGGAAGATCGAAGAAATCGGCATCGTGGTCACCGACAGTGGATCGAAAACCATCATCGAAGCCGCGCCCGAGAAGCTGCGCAAAAAGTTTGTCATCGCGACTTAAGCCTCACTCACCTTTCCCTCACATCATGCCAAGCAGGAGCTCTTAGATGCTTTCGACTAGCCGCAGAAATTTCATCATCGGTGCCAGCGTTGCAGCGCTTGCATCAACCACAAGTATGAAGTTCGCCTTCGCGCAGCAACGACGCGAGCTCCGGATTGGCGTTAATGGCCTGCCGCCGACCCTTGAGCCGGTGAATGCGATCAGCAACGTTGGTCCGCGTATC of Agrobacterium vitis contains these proteins:
- a CDS encoding NAD(P)/FAD-dependent oxidoreductase produces the protein MDHEFETAIVGGGVVGAAIGYGLAKLGRRVIIIDGADDALRASRTNFGLIWVQGKGDEYPEYHRITRQSAELWPGFASELKELTGVDVEYRRNGGLLFCVSEAQAEEEKAIGEKMAAIHPDYRFEMLERSRLERMLPDIRLGPKVCSASFSHMDGDVNPLLVLRALLEGFVRLGGTLVTGEHVDSIAPTLGGFRLATDGLTIEAERVIIAAGNDSMAFAKSLDLPLLLVPEKGQLLITERVAPVFPYAASGIRQTMTGTFQLGVTNERVGRSTDVTAGGARHIANRAISVMPDVGALRVIRQWAGLRVLTPDGVPVYDRSRRYPGIHVVACHSGVTLAALHAGPFAEWLAADGREPSYDAFRGSRFKMGIAA
- a CDS encoding (2Fe-2S)-binding protein, whose amino-acid sequence is MTSEVLFPSGPSVEITIDGRTVTARDGEPLAAVFLRLDDIHTRTSFPSAQPRAPYCMMGVCFECIVYIEDIGTIRSCQQAVQAGMRVERHDHPKRLK
- a CDS encoding NAD(P)/FAD-dependent oxidoreductase, translated to MNHHSSADLLIVGAGPAGIAAARRAVRGGLSVILLDSQSQPGGQIWRNAGRNATSPVINVLGAEYRRGIRQIEAFLACGADYIPEAQVSRLSQGWTVEYVKGGEIRSVMGRHLLLAMGAQERPVPFTGWTLPGIMTVGAAQILLKTAGQLPRGPVAVVGSGPLPLLYMQQMRLAGTKPVAYLDTTPRGLISRSLRGFRGALKEPGQILKGIAWLPQFSGVRHVRNVVKISAEGSGRLETVRFETSNGRSDRLEVKSLLVHEGLVPSHQLAVSVGAQLMWDVGQSAFRLERDEWMNAGPDGLYIAGDGARIGGAVNAEIEGEIAATGILLRDGALTAAQADAETKPLRAHHAGQKAFRRFLDGVYPPNIARTQPDDATIVCRCEELSAGVLREAAVRGACRGPNQLKSFTRAGMGPCQGRQCGYPVHELVKSVAGLTAGEVGLFNPRPPFVPLTVSMLAAQQAEEVVSASTHE
- the rocF gene encoding arginase, coding for MNASRRRKENELKTCQILGAPVQSGASQPGCLMGPDAFRTAGLSRALTELGWAVTDLGDATPTAEPEISHTNSAVKNLDAMVGWTRSLSKKALEMARSCDLPVFLGGDHSMSAGTVSGVAERAAELDKEQFVLWLDAHADLHTLHTTASGNLHGTPVAYYTGQPGFEGLPPLAAPVDPRNVSMMGIRSVDPEERRRVAEIGIEVADMRVLDEQGVVRPLGVFLDRVSKAKGRLHVSLDVDFLDPGIAPAVGTTVPGGATFREAHLIMEMLHDSGLVTSLDLAELNPFLDERGRTARLMTDLAASLFGRRVFDRVTTAF
- a CDS encoding NAD/NADP octopine/nopaline dehydrogenase family protein; amino-acid sequence: MKVGIAGAGSIGIGYAAFLLQNGHEPLIWSRSRERTAAFSAGAPVKITGAISTEFHPHICTNAQELAEADVIVLALPAYGHRFVLDALLPHLSARHSVIISAHLSFAALYLAKGLAERGIEIPITAWSTTVLTCKPREADTFNIGAIRAKVDMATVPARFAGRAHDTCVALFGDRFDVKDDILTIALSNLNPQDHMGIALCNLSRIERAEEWGQNTNVTPAVGRFLEALDLERLAIASAFGKTVRSTFDHFRLSFDISGQSVSEISSILVERGSDPAGPKSVDTRYVLEDVPFGLIPTLHLAKAAGVSAPLHESGVRILSACYGRDFSEENDLLPDLGPLDLPTLKKRVVTGYAITAEPV
- a CDS encoding ornithine cyclodeaminase gives rise to the protein MPAIANLNIVPFISVENMMDLAVSTGIENFLVQLAGYIEEDFRRWESFDKIPRIASHSRDGVIELMPTSDGTLYGFKYVNGHPKNTKSGRQTVTAFGVLSDVDSGYPLLLSEMTILTALRTAATSAIAAKYLARKDARTMALIGNGAQSEFQALAFKALLGIDRIRLYDIDREATARCSRNLQRFGFQIEACTSAEQAVEGADIITTVTADKNNATILSDNMIGPGVHINGVGGDCPGKTEMHRDILLRSDIFVEFPPQTRIEGEIQQLAPDHPVTELWRVMTGQDVGRKSDKQITLFDSVGFAIEDFSALRYVRDRVEGSSHSSPLDLLADPDEPRDLFGMLLRRQALLAAS
- a CDS encoding DUF3422 family protein gives rise to the protein MTPSPENSTQALSPHRDRASVLGEVHARPFRPIETPARLAHFAFQSVEPDRDAERTILSAFCEEKGHGPIPAHARHHRVSFGPETP
- a CDS encoding DeoR/GlpR family DNA-binding transcription regulator produces the protein MNETHPIPTQAEGRQAKIVELLREQSFVDLKTLTERFEISVATARRDLVELEESGVLRRTHGGAVGLNQVAQDATNSARLVWKQAEKAAIAAAVVGMISDGDTILLDAGTTALEVAKMLAGRQSLTIISNGLDIVAELARQGNHKIYSVGGEYTDSNHSFRGPLAEQFIRQFNVDKLVLNAASIDVDRGLVCTVEPVNASIAKVMVEVSRRTIVVADHSKFTKSSLSVVGKIEEIGIVVTDSGSKTIIEAAPEKLRKKFVIAT